CGATCTGATGCCCGCCAACCGCGCAAGAAGCTCAATCGTCCCAACGCCCCTGGATGCCCGCACCGTGAGCTACAATCCTCAACCGCTCGATACTCGTTCCATCGAATTGCCCGCGGCGATCGCGCCGCTCGTCGAGCAGCTCGCCGAGCACAACCACGATATCTGGGCCCGGCAGCGCATCGCCGACGGCTGGACCTGGGGGCCGCGGCGCGACGACGCGAAAAAAACGCACCCCGGCCTGGTTTCCTACGCCGAGCTTTCCGAAACCGAAAAGCAATACGACCGCAACTCGGCCATCGAATCGCTCAAGGCGATCGTTCTGCTGGGCTACGAAATCCGAGCGAATCGCGACTCGTGATGCGTTATTCCCAACCGAGCCGCGCCCGGCGCCATGCCGAGTGCATTGAGTGGGGATGTGCCTCGTCGGCGCCAACATCCCCACGCAAAGCCGTGGACATGGCACCCATTCTGCGGCAACTGCGCGGTTTGCTTCAGCCTGCCCAAGAACCGAACCGGGCGACGCGTTTACGAAGCCGGCGGCGGTTCTTTCGGCAGCCGGGCAAATTCGTCCTCGCTGAGGCCCCTCGCTTCGGCAATCGCGTGCATTTGGCTGATCGTCACACGGATGTTTCCGCGGTCGCACGAAAATCGTTGGAAGGCGGCATGATAGGCGGTTGCGGCCTCGTCCAGTTTCCCTTCGAGCAACAGCGATTCGGCCAACGACACTTGCGTCCAGTAATCCGGCTCGATCGACGAACAGCCGCATTCCCGCAAGCGATCGTTTCGGCCGGTCAATAGCTGCTCGATTTCGGCGGCCAGCTTCCACGATTCTTCGGCTCTTCCGAGCAGGAGCGATGTGGTCGCGGCGTTGATTCCGAGATAAGCATTTTGGCCCTTCGACTTTTTCCAACCGGTGAGATAAAGCTTGTGCGACTTGGCAAGCCAATTGCGGGCCGCGGGGTCTTGCTTCCACATCCGCTTATAAACTCCCGCGGCAATGCCGACGGTCTCATCGTCGTCGCTATTGCGGTCCATGAGATCGTCGATCATTTTGCTTGCCGCGGCGAGATCGCCCGAGCGGCTGGCGTGCAGCATTCTCAGTTGCTGCAAGCGCAGGTTGTCCGGATGCCGCTTGAGCGCATCGCCGAGCAATTCGCCGGCGGCTGCGAGGTCTGCTTCTTCGCCGTGGTTGATCCACAGCTCGGCGATGATGGCGGCCGTTTGTCCGGTGCGCAGCAATGCCGGCCCTTGCTCGATGCGAAGCGCGGGCCAACCGGAATGCCACGTTCGTCCTAATTTCTCGGCATTCGCCATCGCCCCGCGCAGCGACTCATCGGTCGCCAGCGCGAGGCTGGATTCGTTTTCGCAGAGCCGTTCAAGGCGGGGTTTTTTCGGCAGGTCGAGAAGGAAAAACCATGCCAACGTCTGTTCGGTCAGGGCCAGGGCGAGCTGCGCATGATCGCTGTTCAATTCTTCCTGGATATGCCGGGCCGCATTCCCAAGCCGCCGCAGCGCATGGGCGGAATGGAGCGCGCCAGCAGTGAGCAGCGAGTATTGCTCGAGCGTTTGCAGATTGGAAAACACGTTGACGCTGGCCTCGATTTTCACCGCGGTGAGCGCTTCGGCGGTCAAAGCCTCCAGCACACGGGCACCATAGAACACGATCGCCTCGATGGCCCCCACCTCGCGCACTCCAAGCAACCGCCGCAACTCCGGTCCAAGCCGAAAATGCCCGGAGCGAAACTCGGCCACCTTCGGAACCAGCCGGGAGCACGCCACGGCACATTTGGAGAGTTGTTCCATAAACTACTGCCGATTCGAGTCGGGAAGGGGCGAGCCGTCTCTCGAAGTCGGTTTCGGAACGGCCTTCCGATATTTATAGGCAAGATCGGACAATTCTTCAGCAGCGTCCGAATCCAACTCGTCGGTGCCTCCACTGTGAGCGGATTGATAGGCGGCGATCGCGTGTTGCAAGTTCTCTGCTCGTTCAGCGTCGTTCGTTGCGGGCAGATCGAACCACGCTAGCGCGAGTTCGGCCTGCGTTGCCGCCCAAGCCCAAGGGTCGTGTTGTTTCGTGTAAACCGTCAGCGCCGCATCAAATGCAGCGATTGCCCGTTTCAAGTTCGTGGATTTGTCGCCGGCGGTGCGTGCGACCAATGCCTTGCCCAGGACGACTTGCGTCGCCGCCCAATCCGACGGATCGGATTCTTTGTTGATGCGCGCGAGGTCGGATTCGTACCGGGCAATCGTCACTTGTTCTGTGGGGGGGCCCGCATTCGTATCCCCTGCGTCGTGAGGCGGCATGGTGGATCTGGTATCAGTCGACGGCGATTGCCCTCGGCGATCATGTGCGTTCACCGTCCATAGCACACTTACGCCCACGAGTGCGATGGCCGCAACCGTCCCTGCGCCAGCGATCCATTTGGTTCGTGGCGGAGCGCGACGGCCGGCCCGGCCAAAATCGAGCTTCTGGAAATGAAGGCTCTTCAGTTGTTCGGGCGGCAGGCCCGCGGCCATCGGCATCGGCGTTTCCCAGTAGGTCGGGCAGACGAAGCGATCTCGGTTTAGCGACATCGCATATTCCCATTCGCGGCGGACCACCTCCGACTGCATCGAATTCTTCGACCAAAAGAGCTGGAACACGTCGGCATCACGGATTAGCTCCATCAAGCGATCGTTCCAAACTTCACCCGGTTTCAAATGCTTCCAATCGCGGAGCACTTCGTCGCCGAGCAAGGCCAGATAGTTTTCATATTGCTCTACGATCGCGAGATCCTTATGCGAATACGATGCAAAGACCCTTCGAAACGCGGCGGCACGATGCGGCTGAGTCGGCTGCGCCGTGACAGCGTCGGCCTCGACCGCAATTGCCAGATTGACCTCGGCCAATAGCAGAGCCCCAAGATAAATCCGCACGCTGCCCCGTAGCGTCGTGCCAAGAGCTGCGGTTCCGGCGCGGAATCGAAATTCCTCCCGATGCACCGCCTCGACCCACTTGAATGTGTAACGGGGTGGATTGAATTCGACGCCCGGGATTTCCGGCAAGAACGTGACCAAGCCGCCGCGCGGTACGGCGGAACGGCTGTCTTGATTGCGCGAAGCATATCGTCCGAACTCGCTGCCCAGCGATGCCCGCGCTTGCCGCTCCATTTCTTCGATGGGGTCAGGCTCGCCGGGCTCGTCCGGCCGGCGCTCCGACAAATGCCCGAAGACGAGCATCGTGTGCCATCGATTCGGCGCGACCGCCGTGGGGCGATACACCGTGAATTGGACCTGTTCATCAACGAGCGACCGACCGTGCGGCAGTCCTGTGGACGCCCTCCACAGCCGCGGCAATAGCCGCCAAACAACAGCCGCGCCGATGATGAGCGCGGCAAGGACGAGGCCCAGGATGCTCATATCCGACCGGGAGAAGGAACTCCGCACTAAGCTAACCGACGCAAGTGGCCAGTATACCGCTTTCTCGGCAAGGCAATCCACCATTGCCAAGCGATGAGAATCATCAATGAACCGACCATTCGCCAAATGCTGGCAGTCCCCCTGGTCGTGTGGGTAGTATAGATCGAAGCAGATCGATTGACGCCCCCCGACTTCATCGCAAGGGCCTGACTATGATCGTCTCAAAGAAGCTGTGTGCCGCAGCGCTGTGCTTGAGCGCGATTTCCGCATTGAAAGCGCATGCCGCTTCAGGTTTGAACGGTTCGCAGGTGATGCCAAAATCGGATCACGTGCAGCTCTACAAGAATCTGGGCGACACCGATTCGGTCGACGTGATCTATCAGATCGAATGGCCGGCAATGGCTTCAGCAGCCAATGGCCTGTGGGTGCAACTAAAAGACAGCGGCGCTTACGCAACCGCGAAGAAGCCGATCAAGGGTTGGGTCCGCTCCGATCAATTGGTGAAACTCGAAAGTGCGCCGAACGAATATGCGAACCATCTCAACGATCCCGATGCCGGAGTGTACTACTGGCTCAACGGCATTTACTGGGAAAGCCAAGGATCGCCCGACGTGGCGATCACCAATTTCGAGCAGGCCGCGGCGGGCAACGCGTCGATTAACGACGTGGAAATGAGGCTCGGGAGTCTCTATGCGGCAAGCTACTATCAGTATGGGACGGCCAAGACCCTTTCGCAGTATGGCGAAAACAAGAACTGGGAATCGCATTTCCTAAAAGCAGAGAAGGCAGGCACTCCGTGCCCGCAACTCTATCTCGACTGGGGCGTTGCACTCACCTACAAGGCTCAATGGGCCGATGCGCAGCGGCAGTTGGATCGGCCATCAACGTCGAACGCCGGCTTGCCGGATCCCGAAACGTGTTACCGCGACGCGTGTGAAAAGCTCAACAAGGCGGCAAGCCTCGCGCCTGGTTGGTGGCCCGTGCCGCTGGCCCGGGCGGAGTTGGTTCTGGATTGTTGCACATTGACCGAAACGGGGGTGCGAAAATACGACCCGCGGACCGCGGATCGATCGCGGAGGCTCGTGGCGGACTTGATCGCGCCGCCAAGCGCGAACCGTATTTCGTATGAGCGAATCCCGGCCCCGACCGCAACGAATATCAAGATCGCCGCGGAAAATGGCGGGGGCACGGGCAATAAGAGCCATATCGATGCCACGAACCAAAACGATAGCGAGAACGGAAATGATGCCGGCGAATCAAATCGCAGCGGCAACGAGATCCATAATTTGGTCGTCTGGGATCGGCGATCGGGTCATAAAATTGCCACCTTCCAAACCAACACCAAGCGAATCAACTCGGTGGCGATTCACGTTTCTCACGACCAGAAGACGATTCAGATTCTTTCCGGCAGCGAGGATGGGAAGGCACGATTATGGGAGTGCTCGAAGGACGATATCGGTAAGGAAATCCCAAAACCAAACAAGGTTTTCGGCGTTGGTCCGGCCCCCACGGTCGACACCTCGGCGGCCTATGCCGTGGCCTTTTCGGCCGACGGCTCCCAAGTTGCCGTCGGAACCGAAAACGGAACCGTAAGAATCTGGAGCGCGCTTGAACCGTTTGGAATCTTGAAGCAGTTCGCAGCGCATGAAAGGCAGCGAGTTTCGGCCATCGACTTCTCCGGAGATGGCAAGGTCTTGCTCACCGGAAGTTGGGACGGCTCGGCCAAGCTTTGGGATCTTGCCCCAACCGTGCCGAACTGCGTGCGAACGTTTCGCGGACACAGCCTGCCCATCACCTCGGTGGCAATGCTCGACGCGCCAATTCTCGCTAGCGCTCGGCACGGAAAGCCGGCGGACGGCGCCGGCCGTGCGAATCCCACGTCGCAAACGGCATCGAACACATCGCCAGCCGACGCGCAGGACTCGTCGAAAAATGAAGACCCATCCGTGCCGAGCGCCGGTCCCTCACGATATATCTTGACCGGAAGCTACGACTATTCGGCCCGGCTCTGGAATGGCGACGACGGCACACGAGTGCAGGAATTGGACGGTCATTGCGGGCCGGTGTCGTCGCTGGCCTTTGCCGGCGGCACCGCGTTTCTCACCGGCAGCTTCGATGAAACGGCCCGGCTATGGCGGCCGCTCGAAAAAGATGGCAAGACGATTTTCGGAATAACCCTTCTCGCACATCCCGGCGCGGTGACATCGTTGGCTGCTCCCCAAACCGGGGCCGGGGATCAATCGTCCGCCGGGCAGCCCTCGACCGACAACAGCACCGCGAATTCGGTGCAAGATAACTCGTCGAATGCTACCGCTGCTCCCCGCAGTTCGCAGTCCGCGCCGGTCGTAAGACCGACGCCCCGCGCTGCTCCAACCAAGCCCGGATCGCAAGATGATAATCCCTTCAAGGCGCCACTCACCGGGCATGCGCTGGCCGATACGACCCAGCCGAATGGCGCAAAAACCGGCGGCGCGCGGCAACCGGAGAAGAGCAACCGTCCCAATCTCCCCGGCGCCGATGGCCCGGCAATGGTGGTATTGACCGGATGTGCCGACGGTCGCGCGGAAGTGTGGAACGCCAGCAAGGGAGCGAAGCTCGAGGCGTTCGGTCCCGCGGCGGGCCCGGTGACTTCGGTGGCCATCTCCGCCGACGGCGCCTATGTCGTCACCGCCAACGAATTGCCCGATGGTTCAAGTTCTTCCGGCGGCATTGCCATGGTGCTGGCAGCCGCCGAAAAAGATTGCGCGCGTGCGATCAGCTTGAACCCAAAGTCGGCCGACGCATTTCGCGATCGGGCCGATCTCTTGCGGCTCCAACAACGGCTTCCCGAGGCCCAGCAATCGGCAATGAATGCTTGCCTGCTCAACGACTTTCGTGATTCACCGAGCCTGCGCCTGCTGGCCGAGATCGAAGCGGCGGGGCAGCATTTTGACGACGCGTCGCAGCACGCCACCCAGGCGGCTCTCATCGAGGCCGACACGAGCATGCGTGACGCGTATTTGCAATTTCGCGACGAGTGCGCTGCCGTTAGCCCGACGGGCGGCGTTTCGCCCCTTGCGGAGGAAATCGCCCAGTCCGGCCCGCCGGCTCCGAACCAAGTCACGGAGGACAATGAATCCCACCATCAGGATCAGAATGACACCGCGCACCATGCGCCGGAGCCTGCGTCTGGAAACGCGCAGGTCGCCGCTTCCGCGACGGCCTCGCTCGGCATGCCCATTTCCATTTTCGCCCTGCGGCCGCAGTCGCAGACACCGGCGCCCCCTTCGCCGCTTACGCGGCGATTCCTCGGCCGGTGATCGCTATTGCGACGGGGGCAGCAACGTGTTCTGGTAGAGCTGCAATTGCAGCAGGCCGTTGGGGGTCTGCTGTTGCGGACCCGGCACGAATTGCTGCTTCAACGGGCCGGCCTTGAGCTGCTGCTTGAGGAAATCCAGTTTCTGCTGGATGTACGTGATTTCATCGAGCAAGTGTTTGCCCTGGTCGGAATTTTGGTTCGCCAATCTGCGATACGAATCTTGATCGGCGCTTAGCCGCGACAGCAGGGTTTGCTCGATCTGCACGGCGTCGCTCTCGGGAATATTCATCAGGCTTTCAGGCTGTTCGTCGACGTTGACCGATGCGCTGACCGTGCCGACCGCCTCTTTCTTCGGCGCCGGCAGGCCGAACTGATCGATGTTGTAGGTCACCGTTTTGGTGGCATGCACGGGTGCGCTGTTTTGGGCATAGTCGAGAATGGCAAGCGTGAGCCGCGCCAATTGATCCCTGCCGGCATGATCCACCCAAACATAGACCCCGCAATACTCGCCGACATACAGGCATTCGCACTTCTTGGGGACACACTTCTCCGAACCGACGTGAAACCAACAAGGGCCTTTGGGCCCAGCCAGACAGTTCGAGGTGATCGTGCCGCCGACGGCTTTCTTGCCGATCTCGCCGGTCGGATCGCCGGTGTAGAACGTGTTGAACCGGGCCTGGCAATCGGGGCAATTCTGCGACATCTGCCCGTAGCCGCAACTGCTCACCGCCTGTTGATAGGCACATCGCATCAGTTCGAGCTTACGCGGTTCGAGCACCGGAGTCAGCGTAAAGCCTTCGAGCTGCGTTCGCTGGACGCCGCCGCTCAAGCCAAGCGATGCCAACAAGAAGTCGGAGGTGTGTTTGACGTTGAGCGCCGTAATGGGGCGTCCCCATCCCGCCGAACCGGCGGCGTTGGCCTGGTCGGTTACGTTTGCCGAACTCTGGTTGGGGAATGAGAAAAAGGGGATCGAATTCGAGTCGTACACGAACATCGCGAGGTTGTTCATCACTTCCTGCACGATCGCGTCGGACGCCGCCGCCGCCGTATTCACGGTGTTGTTGCGTAGCTGCACGTGGGTGCAGCCGGCGAGCGCCGCCAGGGCGAGTCCTACAAATAAGCGTGAAACGGATTTCATAGGTTTGTTGGCAACGCAGCCGAGGGCTGGT
The sequence above is drawn from the Pirellulales bacterium genome and encodes:
- a CDS encoding RyR domain-containing protein; amino-acid sequence: MSYNPQPLDTRSIELPAAIAPLVEQLAEHNHDIWARQRIADGWTWGPRRDDAKKTHPGLVSYAELSETEKQYDRNSAIESLKAIVLLGYEIRANRDS
- a CDS encoding tetratricopeptide repeat-containing protein, whose amino-acid sequence is MEQLSKCAVACSRLVPKVAEFRSGHFRLGPELRRLLGVREVGAIEAIVFYGARVLEALTAEALTAVKIEASVNVFSNLQTLEQYSLLTAGALHSAHALRRLGNAARHIQEELNSDHAQLALALTEQTLAWFFLLDLPKKPRLERLCENESSLALATDESLRGAMANAEKLGRTWHSGWPALRIEQGPALLRTGQTAAIIAELWINHGEEADLAAAGELLGDALKRHPDNLRLQQLRMLHASRSGDLAAASKMIDDLMDRNSDDDETVGIAAGVYKRMWKQDPAARNWLAKSHKLYLTGWKKSKGQNAYLGINAATTSLLLGRAEESWKLAAEIEQLLTGRNDRLRECGCSSIEPDYWTQVSLAESLLLEGKLDEAATAYHAAFQRFSCDRGNIRVTISQMHAIAEARGLSEDEFARLPKEPPPAS
- a CDS encoding toll/interleukin-1 receptor domain-containing protein produces the protein MSILGLVLAALIIGAAVVWRLLPRLWRASTGLPHGRSLVDEQVQFTVYRPTAVAPNRWHTMLVFGHLSERRPDEPGEPDPIEEMERQARASLGSEFGRYASRNQDSRSAVPRGGLVTFLPEIPGVEFNPPRYTFKWVEAVHREEFRFRAGTAALGTTLRGSVRIYLGALLLAEVNLAIAVEADAVTAQPTQPHRAAAFRRVFASYSHKDLAIVEQYENYLALLGDEVLRDWKHLKPGEVWNDRLMELIRDADVFQLFWSKNSMQSEVVRREWEYAMSLNRDRFVCPTYWETPMPMAAGLPPEQLKSLHFQKLDFGRAGRRAPPRTKWIAGAGTVAAIALVGVSVLWTVNAHDRRGQSPSTDTRSTMPPHDAGDTNAGPPTEQVTIARYESDLARINKESDPSDWAATQVVLGKALVARTAGDKSTNLKRAIAAFDAALTVYTKQHDPWAWAATQAELALAWFDLPATNDAERAENLQHAIAAYQSAHSGGTDELDSDAAEELSDLAYKYRKAVPKPTSRDGSPLPDSNRQ